A single region of the Populus nigra chromosome 2, ddPopNigr1.1, whole genome shotgun sequence genome encodes:
- the LOC133681910 gene encoding J domain-containing protein required for chloroplast accumulation response 1-like: MERFSQRESVLLGYNLQRQSINHPGSSSTSQHGNSDIDFIDVFGGPPRRSSLQEVRSSFAETTDSFVSRSGDVDTMLSRNSLSGLNEKPVFGDENVNRRRYPRNDFFDDIFRGNKSLGSSPKKHDLHSLSSTPGSRVLSPTGQLPPRADPWSPSLPAQFSLSAKLSKRTDLPTFNSSAHSIHKNKDGASYGVGNYAHSASQTDHVRDELTNDISRQSTLSKELSLSSEESSNSTKHEETDTNTNLKSDSDSSDVPTNGNQSHFSIYKWASEGIPFVMSLRGATKSRLDENCELQRCSSANGWIASEGIARALRSANPHDIDVPSFSSHIELNQQDNRFLFDKSIQCEVEPCQIVEDTIFPVPELDTPSTHQVIVEDGPEMDLSEKTKERISVVTLEDRKTELKPLRSLLSEDDHEQCIDKMTRKNGLKERKAESTKKPSAVFDVSENVKDQDEKRTTANNVEVDKADVQYPPTKSRDSLEKNRLRGKVKEFVKIFNRAGSEKPNFDLNDSQHQSSGRKERIKFNTDDTRNEKMHSRNVNNKNMPDASILVNKCLEQSEKQHPETKANNLRSESVSSGRKDSSVSTAAYIPDGLESTIADTDMSFLLITELAQDEERELQTSDNHEEIQVIDDKIQKWSKGKEGNIRSLLSTLQYVLWSGSGWNPVPLVDIIEGNAVKRTYQKALLCLHPDKLQQKGATSHQKYTAEKIFDILQEAWTLFNSLGAV; encoded by the exons ATGGAGAGGTTTTCTCAGAGAGAAAGTGTTCTGTTAGGTTATAATCTTCAAAGACAATCTATAAACCATCCAGGCTCTTCTTCAACTAGCCAACATGGAAACTCTGATATTGATTTTATAGATGTTTTTGGTGGCCCACCGAGGCGATCATCGCTTCAGGAGGTGCGATCTAGTTTTGCTGAAACGACAGATTCATTTGTTTCAAGAAGTGGTGATGTTGATACCATGTTGTCTCGCAACAGTTTGTCGGGTTTAAATGAGAAGCCAGTGTTTGGCGATGAAAATGTCAATAGAAGGCGATATCCAAGAAATGAtttctttgatgatattttcaGAGGCAATAAGTCTTTGGGTTCTTCTCCGAAGAAGCATGACCTTCATTCACTTTCTTCAACTCCAGGTTCAAGAGTCCTAAGCCCTACTGGACAGCTGCCACCTAGAGCTGATCCCTGGAGTCCATCTCTGCCTGCACAATTCAG CCTCTCTGCCAAACTGAGTAAGCGGACAGACTTGCCAACATTTAACTCTAGCGCCCATAGCATTCACAAAAATAAGGATGGTGCTTCATATGGCGTAGGCAATTATGCACATTCTGCAAGCCAAACGGACCACGTTAGAGACGAGTTGACTAATGATATCTCTAGGCAAAGCACTTTATCGAAGGAGCTATCTCTTAGCAGCGAGGAGTCATCAAACTCGACCAAACATGAAGAAACAGACACAAACACAAATTTGAAAAGTGATTCAGATAGTTCTGATGTTCCAACAAATGGAAACCAGTCTCATTTTTCTATATACAAGTGGGCAAGCGAAGGAATACCCTTTGTGATGTCCCTTAGAGGAGCTACCAAATCAAGACTGGATGAGAATTGTGAACTTCAGAGATGTTCAAGTGCTAATGGATGGATAGCAAGCGAGGGTATAGCAAGAGCATTACGATCAGCAAATCCACATGATATCGATGTTCCCTCATTCAGTAGTCACATCGAGCTTAATCAACAAGATAATCGCTTCCTCTTTGATAAGAGCATTCAGTGTGAAGTAGAACCGTGTCAGATTGTTGAGGACACAATTTTTCCTGTACCTGAGTTAGATACTCCAAGCACTCATCAAGTGATTGTTGAAGATGGTCCTGAAATGGACTTAtctgaaaaaacaaaggaacGAATTTCTGTAGTTACGCTTGAGGATCGCAAGACTGAGTTAAAACCACTACGTTCCCTGTTATCCGAGGATGATCATGAGCAAT GTATTGATAAGATGACTAGAAAAAATggtttgaaagaaagaaaggcagAAAGCACCAAAAAACCATCTGCAGTTTTTGATGTTAGTGAAAACGTAAAGGATCAAGATGAGAAAAGAACTACAGCGAATAATGTAGAAGTGGATAAAGCTGACGTTCAATATCCACCAACAAAATCAAGAGACAGCCTTGAGAAGAACAGACTTAGGGGAAAGGTCAAggaatttgttaaaattttcaatCGGGCAGGTTCAGAAAAGCCCAACTTTGATCTTAATGACTCTCAACATCAGAGTTCGGGACGAAAGGAAAGAATAAAATTCAATACTGACGATACCAGAAATGAGAAAATGCACTCGCGTAATGTTAACAATAAAAACATGCCAGATGCTTCCATCCTG GTGAACAAATGTCTTGAGCAATCTGAGAAACAACATCCCGAGACAAAGGCGAACAACCTCAGGTCCGAAAGCGTTTCTTCTGGACGCAAGGATAGCTCAGTGTCAACTGCag CTTACATTCCTGATGGATTAGAATCAACCATTGCAGATACAGATATGTCCTTCCTCCTG ATTACAGAATTAGCCCAGGATGAGGAAAGGGAGCTCCAAACCAGCGATAACCATGAGGAGATCCAA GTCATTGATGATAAAATACAGAAGTGGTCGAAAGGAAAGGAAGGCAACATACGCTCCCTGTTGTCAACTTTACAATAT GTCCTTTGGTCTGGAAGTGGGTGGAATCCTGTGCCTCTTGTTGATATAATTGAAGGAAATGCGGTGAAAAGAACATATCAAAAGGCCTTACTCTGTCTACACCCTGATAAACTACAGCAGAAAGGTGCTACCTCGCATCAAAAATACACAGCAGAAAAAATCTTCGATATTTTGCAG GAAGCATGGACTCTTTTCAACTCACTCGGAGCAGTGTGA